A window of Garciella nitratireducens DSM 15102 contains these coding sequences:
- the folD gene encoding bifunctional methylenetetrahydrofolate dehydrogenase/methenyltetrahydrofolate cyclohydrolase FolD, whose protein sequence is MKNKLLDGKTLAKQIRAEISQKCKDLKRQAGIIPGLAVVIVGDDPASHSYVRSKEKACFEVGFYSEVHKLEKSITQQELLQLIKQLNSNPKINGILVQLPLPDHIDENMINENIDPKKDIDGFHPINLGNLFLNRPNFVPCTPKGILRLLKHYEISIEGKNVVVIGRSNIVGKPTAALFLHENATVTLCHSKTEDLEMYTKQADILIVAVGRPNFITKDMIKEGAIIIDAGTTKVNNKLTGDVDFDDVYDKVEKITPVPGGVGPMTIAMLLENTLEAVLKK, encoded by the coding sequence TTAGAGCAGAAATTTCACAGAAATGTAAAGACTTAAAAAGGCAAGCAGGAATTATACCAGGATTAGCAGTTGTGATTGTAGGAGATGATCCTGCTTCCCACTCTTATGTTCGTTCTAAGGAAAAAGCTTGTTTTGAAGTAGGATTTTATTCTGAAGTTCATAAGCTAGAAAAAAGTATTACCCAACAAGAATTACTCCAGTTAATTAAACAATTAAATAGCAATCCTAAGATTAATGGGATATTAGTTCAGTTGCCATTACCAGATCATATTGATGAAAATATGATAAATGAAAATATAGATCCTAAGAAAGATATAGATGGATTTCATCCTATTAATTTAGGAAATTTATTTTTGAATCGCCCCAATTTTGTTCCTTGTACACCAAAGGGAATTTTACGACTATTAAAGCATTATGAAATCTCAATAGAAGGGAAAAATGTTGTAGTAATTGGGAGAAGTAATATTGTAGGAAAACCAACAGCTGCTTTGTTTCTTCATGAAAATGCTACAGTTACCTTATGTCATTCTAAAACCGAGGATTTGGAGATGTATACAAAACAAGCAGATATTCTCATAGTGGCTGTAGGAAGGCCTAATTTTATTACAAAAGATATGATAAAAGAAGGAGCTATTATTATTGATGCTGGCACGACTAAAGTTAATAATAAGTTGACAGGAGATGTTGATTTTGATGATGTTTATGATAAGGTTGAAAAAATTACTCCTGTCCCAGGAGGAGTAGGACCTATGACTATTGCAATGTTATTAGAAAATACATTGGAAGCGGTTTTGAAAAAATGA